In Gemmatimonadaceae bacterium, the following proteins share a genomic window:
- a CDS encoding AraC family transcriptional regulator: MQRARLADATRGAARVVALASPEEIFELLDDHVDPLDLLALGTQLPRTEGIIRRVRSVRPQLPIVVFLGPSTSEFSTIPSLTEAGVHEIIIRGYNDQGAALLAAITTARNGCTTRWVVSRLAKTIPARLARFAEAILSDPAEITSVPALAARVGVHRKTLYNWCQLARFYKPAELLVWCRLALVAYYLETTRCSVDTIARDLGFPSDTALRNTLKRYTRLTATELRERGGLECLLKILQSKLDAHRAHLADL; encoded by the coding sequence GTGCAGCGGGCCCGTCTGGCCGACGCGACGCGCGGTGCGGCGCGCGTCGTCGCGCTGGCCTCGCCCGAGGAGATCTTCGAGCTGCTCGACGATCACGTCGATCCGCTCGATTTGCTGGCGCTCGGAACTCAGCTCCCGCGCACCGAAGGAATCATTCGCCGCGTGCGCAGCGTTCGCCCGCAACTTCCCATCGTCGTGTTTCTCGGGCCCAGCACGTCGGAGTTCTCGACCATCCCGTCGCTCACCGAAGCGGGCGTTCACGAAATCATCATTCGCGGCTACAACGATCAGGGCGCCGCGCTGCTCGCCGCGATCACGACGGCCCGCAACGGATGCACCACCCGCTGGGTCGTGAGCCGTCTCGCGAAGACGATACCGGCGCGCCTCGCGCGCTTCGCCGAAGCCATCCTTTCCGATCCCGCCGAGATCACCTCGGTGCCCGCGCTGGCGGCGCGCGTCGGCGTGCATCGCAAGACGCTCTACAACTGGTGCCAGCTCGCGCGCTTCTACAAGCCGGCCGAATTGCTGGTGTGGTGCCGGCTGGCGCTCGTCGCCTACTATCTGGAGACGACGCGCTGCAGCGTGGACACGATCGCGCGGGATCTCGGATTTCCGTCCGACACGGCGCTCAGGAATACGCTCAAGCGATACACGCGTCTTACCGCGACCGAGCTGCGCGAGCGCGGCGGCCTTGAGTGTCTTCTAAAGATCCTCCAGAGCAAGCTCGACGCGCATCGAGCGCATCTCGCGGACCTGTAA
- a CDS encoding rhodanese-like domain-containing protein: MPTLPTSSPVTDIPAAPPDIAREHFARLLTLETDCWDVRAAMRSATPGFVLLDVRGPSDYTTGHLPGAINLPHRTINERSLAEYSPDTLFVVYCNGPQCNGADRAAHRLASLGRPVKKMIGGVEGWNDEGFDLEQ, encoded by the coding sequence ATGCCCACGCTTCCAACATCGTCGCCCGTCACCGATATCCCGGCCGCACCGCCGGATATCGCGCGCGAACACTTCGCTCGGCTCCTGACGCTGGAGACCGACTGCTGGGACGTGCGCGCCGCGATGCGAAGCGCGACACCCGGATTCGTGTTGCTCGACGTGCGCGGTCCGAGCGACTATACCACCGGACACCTCCCAGGCGCGATCAACCTGCCGCACCGCACGATCAACGAACGCTCATTGGCCGAGTACTCGCCCGATACGTTGTTCGTGGTCTACTGCAACGGACCGCAGTGCAATGGCGCCGATCGCGCCGCGCATCGGTTGGCGTCGCTGGGGCGGCCGGTCAAGAAAATGATCGGCGGCGTCGAAGGATGGAACGACGAAGGCTTCGACTTGGAGCAATGA
- a CDS encoding TetR/AcrR family transcriptional regulator, translated as MTPQRKPRKVRKVRKVRTARRSRDREATRARLLAAGFDEVYQHGFQAASVDDMLRRLDLTKGAFFHHFESKLEFGYALVDEVVAEMIRAQWVMPLATADDPLTIIGDAFEGGARALAAAPVNLGCPLNNLAQEMSPLDDGFRLRTQQVFELWMQTYELALRRGQASGTVSAAIDPQAAAFALVAEIEGILSLSKNSQDPRALTIGARNLRRRLDAMRP; from the coding sequence ATGACGCCGCAACGAAAACCACGGAAGGTGCGGAAGGTGCGGAAGGTGCGGACGGCGCGAAGGTCCCGCGATCGGGAGGCAACGCGCGCCCGCCTGCTCGCGGCGGGATTCGACGAGGTCTACCAGCACGGATTCCAGGCCGCGAGCGTGGATGACATGCTGCGCCGGCTCGACCTGACGAAAGGCGCATTCTTCCACCACTTCGAGAGCAAGCTCGAGTTCGGCTATGCGCTCGTTGACGAAGTCGTTGCCGAGATGATTCGTGCGCAATGGGTGATGCCGCTCGCCACCGCCGACGATCCGCTGACGATCATCGGTGATGCGTTCGAGGGAGGCGCGCGAGCGCTCGCCGCGGCGCCGGTGAACCTTGGCTGCCCGCTCAACAACCTGGCGCAGGAGATGTCACCGCTCGACGACGGGTTCCGTCTTCGCACGCAACAGGTATTCGAGCTGTGGATGCAGACCTATGAGCTCGCATTGCGGCGGGGCCAGGCGAGCGGCACGGTGAGCGCCGCGATCGACCCGCAGGCTGCGGCGTTCGCGCTCGTCGCCGAGATCGAAGGCATCTTGAGTCTGTCGAAAAACTCGCAGGATCCACGTGCACTCACCATCGGCGCGCGGAACTTGAGGCGGCGCCTGGATGCCATGCGCCCGTGA
- a CDS encoding winged helix-turn-helix domain-containing protein: MSSESIAEYPRRLGGQPAASRAQKHSAEYAFEAVLETSPAGGRRLEDVLRAGANEFVLTSSDGRVAAKVRLRVAGLTRTRHQIGAEPIVVDWLASTVARGRQCVSLSRTELRLLAVLLGAEGQPLTRFDLIERVWPSQEVPNVERENALAVYVCCLRKRLAAIGAGEALVTLRGQGYQLKQMARKDS; the protein is encoded by the coding sequence ATGAGCTCCGAATCGATTGCCGAATATCCTCGGCGTCTCGGGGGCCAGCCTGCGGCATCGCGAGCGCAGAAGCATTCCGCGGAGTATGCGTTCGAGGCCGTGCTCGAAACGTCGCCGGCCGGCGGACGCCGCCTGGAAGACGTATTGCGCGCCGGTGCGAACGAGTTCGTGCTCACGTCGAGCGACGGTCGAGTGGCGGCGAAGGTCCGGTTGCGCGTCGCTGGCCTGACGAGAACGAGGCATCAGATCGGCGCGGAGCCGATCGTCGTCGATTGGTTGGCCTCGACGGTGGCGCGCGGCCGGCAGTGTGTCTCGCTTTCGCGCACCGAGCTTCGGCTTCTCGCGGTGCTTCTTGGCGCCGAGGGACAGCCGTTGACGCGCTTCGATCTCATCGAGCGCGTGTGGCCGAGTCAGGAGGTGCCGAACGTGGAGCGGGAGAATGCGCTGGCGGTGTACGTGTGTTGTCTGCGCAAGCGCCTCGCCGCGATCGGCGCCGGCGAGGCGTTGGTGACGTTGCGCGGGCAGGGGTATCAATTGAAGCAGATGGCGCGCAAGGATTCCTAG
- a CDS encoding PadR family transcriptional regulator yields the protein MARNDALQGTLDLLVLKTLAQLSEMHGFGIALHIQQVSSNTLRVQEGSLYPALRRIEQDGWIASEWKPTENNRRAKYYRLTAAGRRQLAREERSWAEVVAGVTALLRYS from the coding sequence ATGGCACGCAACGATGCGCTGCAGGGCACCCTCGACTTACTGGTCCTCAAGACGCTCGCGCAGTTGAGTGAGATGCACGGCTTTGGTATCGCGCTGCACATCCAGCAGGTCTCCAGCAACACGCTGCGCGTCCAGGAAGGCTCGCTCTACCCGGCCCTGCGCCGCATTGAGCAGGACGGCTGGATCGCCTCCGAATGGAAGCCCACCGAGAACAACCGTCGGGCGAAGTACTACCGGCTCACCGCCGCCGGCCGCCGGCAGCTGGCCCGCGAAGAGCGCAGCTGGGCGGAGGTCGTTGCGGGCGTCACCGCCCTCCTGCGGTACTCGTGA
- a CDS encoding ABC transporter permease produces the protein MSSQNTSRRTPAWRRYLSFWGADTTADVDDELHFHLEMRAAEYAARGLSPDAARSRAEQRFGNVARARDDCVEIDRQQARAESHMQMLNALVQDAAYALRVLRRQWVPALAAILCMAVGVSATTAMFSVADTMLLRPLPYRNGDRLVSISSSRQGSGSGTVSSYLDYRDWRASQRSFDDMAALGQTSFVMLHGDPRNLSAALVSASFFPTFGISAELGRLFANADDETGAAPVMVVSDAFARQEFGEPARALGQSVVVNGAARAIVGVIPDQSRYPSRTEVWLPISTGGYSAFSNGVLDPSSRGNRNLEVFGVLRRGVSLDAARRDLASIAARLQREWPKSNAQETTVMMPMRERYVGDVRGSLFAVMGATILVLLIACANVAALQLARAGARTREIAVRAALGASRSRIVRQLLTESLVLSLSGGALGVVLAVWARKVIQRAVAPNTPAWMTFDIDGRVFAFALGVSALAGIAFGIAPALRLADIRGGAALRNATVGTTRSRLQRGFVVFEIAISIMLVVSASLALESVRRIQRIPIGIDPANVVSFQMTLQGPRYDDPQARARFVADVERRLRALPGVDGVGAADRLPINGCCSQFTARIEGQEADEGHAPLITGTIATPGYFSALHVRLVAGRTFNTGDDANAPKVTVINQTFANRYWPRGDAIGHRVNTGVGAATIVGIVQDLKQATIFGAPEPQFFRPYAEDPWTRVAFAIRARGDLAAVAASARQVIRGLDPAMPIFNVQTLEQVFDDATLTTRSLTRLLVAFAGIALLLAATGLYGLIAFLVERRTRELGLRVALGAEPSRVAAMVVRQACLLAALGAVLGLGGATLAARWLAATLYGVTAREPSAYVAAALILAAAALAASYGPARRASRADPMDALRAE, from the coding sequence ATGAGCTCTCAGAACACCTCACGTCGCACGCCGGCCTGGCGGCGCTACCTCAGCTTCTGGGGCGCCGACACCACCGCCGACGTCGACGACGAGCTCCACTTCCATCTCGAGATGCGCGCCGCCGAGTACGCGGCGCGCGGCCTGTCCCCCGACGCGGCTCGATCGCGGGCCGAGCAGCGGTTCGGCAACGTCGCCCGCGCGCGCGACGATTGTGTCGAGATCGACCGCCAACAAGCCCGTGCCGAGAGTCACATGCAAATGCTGAATGCGCTCGTTCAGGATGCGGCGTATGCGCTCCGCGTCCTTCGCCGCCAGTGGGTGCCGGCGCTCGCCGCCATCCTGTGCATGGCGGTCGGCGTCAGTGCCACGACCGCGATGTTCAGCGTCGCCGATACCATGTTGCTGCGGCCCCTGCCCTACCGGAACGGCGACCGTCTGGTGTCGATCAGCAGCTCGCGTCAGGGATCCGGGTCCGGCACCGTCAGCTCATACCTCGACTACCGCGATTGGCGCGCGTCGCAGCGTTCGTTCGACGACATGGCCGCGCTCGGCCAAACGAGCTTCGTCATGCTGCATGGCGATCCACGAAACCTCTCGGCGGCGCTCGTGAGCGCGAGCTTCTTTCCAACCTTCGGCATTTCGGCGGAGTTGGGACGTCTATTCGCGAACGCTGATGATGAAACGGGCGCGGCACCCGTGATGGTCGTCTCCGACGCATTCGCGCGCCAGGAATTCGGCGAGCCCGCGCGGGCGCTCGGCCAGAGTGTGGTCGTCAACGGCGCCGCGCGCGCGATCGTCGGCGTGATTCCCGATCAGTCGCGCTACCCGTCGCGCACCGAGGTGTGGCTGCCCATCTCCACCGGCGGCTACAGTGCGTTCAGCAACGGTGTGCTCGATCCATCTTCGCGCGGCAACCGCAATCTCGAGGTGTTCGGTGTGCTGCGGCGCGGCGTCTCGCTCGATGCCGCGCGCCGGGACCTCGCGTCGATCGCGGCGCGACTCCAGCGCGAGTGGCCGAAATCCAACGCCCAGGAAACCACGGTCATGATGCCGATGCGCGAGCGCTACGTGGGCGACGTACGCGGCAGCCTGTTCGCCGTCATGGGCGCAACGATTCTCGTGCTGCTCATCGCGTGCGCGAACGTCGCGGCGCTACAGCTCGCGCGCGCCGGCGCACGAACCCGCGAGATCGCCGTGCGTGCCGCGCTCGGCGCGAGCCGAAGCCGGATCGTTCGGCAACTGCTCACGGAGAGCCTCGTGCTGTCGCTCAGCGGTGGCGCGCTCGGCGTGGTGCTCGCGGTGTGGGCGCGCAAAGTCATTCAACGCGCCGTCGCGCCGAACACGCCCGCCTGGATGACGTTCGACATCGACGGGCGCGTGTTCGCGTTCGCGCTCGGGGTATCGGCGCTGGCCGGCATTGCGTTCGGCATCGCGCCGGCGTTGCGGCTGGCGGACATTCGCGGCGGCGCGGCGCTGCGCAACGCGACGGTCGGTACGACGCGCTCGCGGCTTCAGCGGGGGTTCGTCGTGTTCGAGATCGCGATCTCGATCATGCTCGTCGTGAGCGCGTCGCTGGCGCTGGAGAGCGTACGGCGCATTCAAAGAATTCCAATCGGCATCGACCCGGCGAACGTCGTCTCCTTTCAGATGACGCTTCAGGGCCCGCGCTACGACGACCCGCAGGCGCGCGCGCGGTTCGTGGCCGACGTCGAACGGCGATTGCGCGCACTGCCCGGCGTGGATGGCGTCGGCGCCGCCGATCGCCTGCCGATCAACGGATGCTGTTCGCAGTTCACGGCGCGCATCGAGGGCCAGGAGGCGGATGAGGGACACGCACCGCTCATCACCGGCACCATCGCGACGCCCGGATACTTCTCCGCACTACACGTGCGTCTCGTCGCCGGACGGACGTTCAACACCGGCGACGACGCGAACGCCCCGAAGGTGACGGTGATCAATCAGACGTTCGCGAACCGGTACTGGCCGCGCGGCGACGCGATCGGCCATCGCGTGAATACCGGCGTCGGCGCCGCGACGATCGTGGGGATCGTTCAAGATCTGAAACAGGCGACCATCTTCGGCGCGCCGGAGCCGCAGTTCTTTCGGCCCTATGCGGAAGATCCGTGGACGCGCGTGGCGTTCGCGATCCGGGCGCGCGGCGATCTCGCCGCGGTGGCTGCTTCGGCGCGGCAAGTCATTCGCGGTCTCGACCCGGCGATGCCGATCTTCAACGTTCAAACACTCGAACAAGTGTTCGACGACGCGACGCTCACCACTCGTTCGCTGACTCGTCTCCTCGTCGCGTTCGCGGGTATCGCGCTGTTGCTGGCCGCGACGGGTCTGTACGGTCTCATCGCATTTCTCGTCGAGCGTCGCACGCGCGAGCTTGGGCTTCGTGTCGCGCTGGGCGCGGAACCGTCGCGGGTCGCGGCGATGGTCGTGCGGCAGGCGTGCCTGCTCGCCGCCTTAGGCGCGGTGCTCGGCTTGGGCGGCGCGACACTGGCGGCGCGATGGCTTGCCGCGACGCTCTACGGTGTCACGGCGCGCGAACCGTCGGCGTACGTCGCCGCGGCGCTCATTCTCGCGGCCGCGGCGCTCGCGGCCAGTTACGGACCGGCGCGCCGTGCGAGTCGCGCCGATCCAATGGACGCGCTGCGCGCCGAGTGA
- a CDS encoding SDR family oxidoreductase, whose translation MRIDSLVLFAGLAGATAGAQAPAPKAVLVTGASSGIGRAITERLASNGFFVFAGGRTPQELADLDAIANVKAVRLDVTSASDIAAAVQTVRQSGKGLYGVVNNAGILVISPLVEATEKEAGDIMNVNLLGPFRITKAFAPLLIESKGRVINIGSLNGIVAQPTIGLYSMTKHGIEAYSDALAGELSRLGVRVSVIEPGNYRTNIGHSAASRVDTSNFATSPFAAQMRGTINGLRSFDRDPPPDDVAQTVLESLNSDAPRPRYLVVPSAGQSELVIRRLLTELVQLNDSQRFRIERDSLVKLLDAALAAGRR comes from the coding sequence ATGCGCATTGACTCACTGGTGCTTTTCGCTGGTCTCGCGGGTGCGACCGCTGGTGCGCAGGCACCGGCGCCAAAGGCGGTGCTGGTCACCGGCGCGAGCAGCGGCATCGGCCGCGCGATCACCGAGCGCCTCGCCTCCAACGGTTTCTTCGTCTTCGCCGGCGGCCGCACGCCGCAGGAGCTCGCGGACCTCGATGCGATCGCGAACGTCAAGGCGGTGCGCCTCGACGTGACGTCCGCCAGCGACATCGCCGCCGCCGTGCAAACGGTTCGGCAATCGGGCAAGGGCCTCTATGGCGTCGTCAACAACGCCGGCATTCTCGTGATCTCGCCGCTCGTCGAAGCGACCGAGAAGGAAGCCGGCGACATCATGAACGTGAATCTCCTCGGGCCCTTCCGCATCACGAAAGCGTTCGCGCCGCTCTTGATCGAGTCGAAGGGGCGCGTGATCAACATCGGCTCGTTGAACGGCATCGTCGCGCAGCCCACCATTGGCTTGTACAGCATGACGAAGCACGGCATCGAAGCGTACAGCGACGCGCTCGCCGGCGAGCTCTCGCGACTCGGCGTTCGTGTGAGTGTGATCGAGCCGGGAAACTATCGCACGAATATCGGCCACAGCGCGGCGAGCCGCGTCGACACGTCGAACTTCGCGACCTCTCCGTTCGCGGCGCAGATGCGCGGCACCATCAACGGCTTGCGCTCATTCGATCGCGATCCGCCGCCCGACGACGTCGCGCAAACAGTGCTCGAATCCTTGAACTCGGACGCGCCGCGCCCGCGTTACCTGGTGGTTCCCTCGGCTGGACAATCGGAGCTCGTCATCCGCCGGCTGTTGACGGAGCTCGTGCAGCTCAACGACAGCCAGCGCTTTCGCATCGAGCGCGACTCGCTGGTGAAGCTGCTCGACGCGGCGCTCGCGGCGGGGCGCCGGTAG
- the ftrA gene encoding transcriptional regulator FtrA — protein MRKSASARANRPRRRHVVAAVVYDRLCTFEFGIAVEFFGLSRPEMPHWYEFVVCAAERPPLSATGGIKLVPRAGLEVLKRADTIILPGWRDLNETPPRALLDALVAAHRRGARLASICSGVFVLAATGLLDGRRATAHWRDAHLLRQAFPKIQVDPDVLYVDEGSVLTSAGSAAGIDLCMHLVRRDHGAKVANAVARRLLMAPHREGGQAQFIPAPVGDEDRPWLATLFDWVQLHLHESLPIDRMARQAHMSARTLTRRFVETAGVSPGEWLIGLRVARAKDLLETSRRSVERIADDCGFGSVATLRHHFRRRVHMNPAAYRARFHTGRAMT, from the coding sequence ATGCGCAAATCCGCCTCCGCACGAGCCAACCGGCCGCGCCGCCGACACGTCGTCGCCGCCGTCGTGTACGATCGCCTCTGCACGTTCGAATTCGGCATCGCGGTCGAGTTCTTCGGCCTCTCGCGGCCGGAGATGCCGCACTGGTACGAGTTCGTCGTGTGTGCTGCCGAGCGCCCTCCGCTTTCCGCGACCGGGGGTATCAAGCTGGTACCGCGTGCTGGGCTCGAGGTGCTCAAGCGGGCGGACACGATCATTCTTCCTGGATGGCGCGACCTGAATGAGACGCCGCCACGTGCACTGCTCGATGCGCTCGTCGCCGCGCATCGCCGCGGCGCGCGACTGGCGTCGATCTGCTCGGGCGTCTTCGTGCTCGCCGCGACCGGGTTGCTCGATGGCCGCCGCGCGACGGCCCATTGGCGGGACGCGCACCTGCTTCGCCAGGCGTTTCCGAAAATCCAGGTCGATCCGGATGTGCTCTACGTCGACGAGGGCTCAGTCCTCACGTCGGCAGGGAGCGCGGCCGGCATCGATCTGTGCATGCATCTTGTCCGCCGCGATCACGGCGCCAAGGTCGCAAACGCGGTCGCTCGGCGGCTGCTGATGGCGCCGCATCGCGAAGGTGGACAGGCGCAGTTCATTCCGGCGCCGGTTGGCGACGAGGATCGCCCGTGGTTGGCGACACTCTTCGATTGGGTGCAACTCCATCTTCACGAGTCGCTGCCGATCGACCGTATGGCGCGACAGGCGCACATGAGCGCTCGCACTCTGACGCGCCGATTTGTGGAAACCGCCGGCGTAAGCCCAGGCGAATGGCTCATCGGCTTACGAGTCGCGCGCGCGAAGGATCTGCTGGAGACGTCGCGCCGATCGGTGGAACGCATTGCGGACGACTGCGGGTTCGGGTCCGTCGCGACGCTACGCCATCATTTTCGGCGGCGCGTGCACATGAATCCGGCGGCGTACCGTGCGCGCTTCCACACCGGCCGAGCCATGACGTGA
- a CDS encoding ABC transporter permease, which yields MNAPRDLIRRLRSVSTRLFAVFRTSRIEDDVDAEVQSHLAMRAELLAARGMPPEQVQREARRLFGNRTYLKEEARNQELFPSVESVVQDIRYGLRLFRRSPGFTTVVVLMLGVGLGLNAAMFSVFDRVLIAPIQLPNADRLYMVTSHARTLGNARRAMSGPDFRDVRAQNTVFTGVAAVIPRFAEVLTGDGQPCVVNCASPTQAFFDVLGVRPLLGRTFLPAEFNDLNNSTLLVSYKFWKDQLGGDPHVIGRVIHVEDGPSVIVGVMPPMPDLYSDVDLWLKLATEPSWDFMNWRANKFLDVVGRLKPGVDPRVAEQELTAILRRADGEPADVAAQLTGLREVVVGPIARQLDIMMAAVALVLLVTLLNTAAMLLAHSIKRAPELAVRLGLGASRARIRRQLLVEGVLLSGAGGVLGLLVGALTIGMIRGFAAASLPRMDGLALNGAAIAVSLAIVVLSSGIFTVIPGTLLKLDLAGAFRGSRTETGRAQRPFGGLIVAEIACAVVLTVCAGLLVRSFMRIQSVPLGYRPEQTATAYLRTNYDNREGYPFWRNVLDAAANVPGATSAALSDCMPSMRVNTAIIKFADRLNVPGREPSTEACWISADYFKSLGVGLVHGRFFTNLDDADRPPVVIINSEGAARLFPGQNPIGKRIGVSYLSLGGRATGEPRMREIVGIVPDLRQRSVDARPGPAVYMPYTQDETYHVLNSMQLYIRGAAADPVSLAESARARIQSLYPNQPVERIRPMREVIAQSIERRTYAALLMTGFAVLALLLCGLGIYGVVSYVMQQRTKEFGIRMALGARRGDVLVDVLKRGGLLVGTGIVLGACLSLFVVGALSQLLFETGSTDPEVYGGTALVLAVTGLLACLVPAIRASRLDPRAALGLQ from the coding sequence ATGAACGCGCCGCGTGACCTCATCCGTCGCCTGCGGTCCGTCTCGACGCGACTGTTCGCGGTCTTCCGCACCAGCCGAATCGAAGACGACGTCGACGCCGAGGTCCAGTCGCACCTCGCCATGCGCGCCGAGCTGCTGGCTGCGCGAGGGATGCCGCCCGAACAGGTGCAGCGCGAAGCCCGGCGGCTCTTCGGCAATCGCACCTATCTGAAGGAAGAGGCGCGAAACCAGGAACTGTTTCCGTCGGTCGAATCGGTCGTGCAGGACATTCGGTACGGTCTTCGACTGTTTCGGCGCAGTCCCGGCTTCACGACGGTCGTGGTCCTGATGCTCGGTGTGGGGCTCGGGCTCAATGCCGCGATGTTCAGCGTCTTCGATCGGGTGCTGATCGCGCCGATACAGTTGCCGAATGCCGACCGGCTCTACATGGTCACGTCGCACGCCCGGACCCTCGGCAACGCTCGCCGCGCCATGTCCGGTCCCGACTTCCGCGACGTCCGCGCGCAGAACACGGTCTTCACCGGTGTCGCCGCGGTCATTCCGCGGTTCGCCGAGGTGTTGACGGGCGACGGTCAACCGTGCGTCGTGAATTGTGCGTCGCCCACGCAGGCGTTCTTCGACGTCCTCGGCGTTCGACCTCTCCTGGGACGCACGTTCCTGCCCGCCGAATTCAACGATCTGAACAACAGCACACTCCTCGTCTCATACAAGTTCTGGAAAGACCAGCTTGGTGGTGACCCGCACGTCATCGGACGCGTGATTCACGTCGAAGACGGGCCGTCGGTGATCGTGGGAGTCATGCCACCCATGCCGGATCTCTATTCCGACGTCGACCTGTGGCTCAAGCTCGCCACCGAGCCGAGCTGGGACTTCATGAACTGGCGGGCGAACAAGTTCCTCGATGTCGTCGGCCGGCTGAAGCCCGGCGTCGATCCACGAGTCGCCGAGCAGGAGCTGACGGCGATCCTGCGCCGCGCCGACGGCGAACCGGCTGACGTGGCGGCGCAGCTGACGGGATTGCGGGAGGTGGTCGTTGGTCCGATTGCGCGCCAGCTCGACATCATGATGGCGGCGGTGGCGCTGGTGCTGCTCGTGACGCTGCTCAATACGGCGGCGATGCTGCTCGCGCATTCCATCAAACGAGCTCCGGAGCTCGCCGTCCGGCTGGGCCTCGGCGCCAGTCGCGCGCGCATTCGGCGCCAACTCCTGGTCGAAGGCGTGTTGCTCAGCGGAGCAGGTGGTGTGCTGGGTCTCCTTGTCGGCGCGTTGACGATCGGCATGATCCGCGGATTCGCCGCCGCGTCGCTCCCGCGCATGGACGGACTCGCGCTGAATGGCGCGGCGATCGCGGTGAGTCTCGCGATCGTCGTGTTGAGCAGCGGCATATTCACCGTGATTCCGGGTACGCTGCTGAAGCTCGACCTGGCCGGAGCATTCCGCGGCTCGCGCACGGAGACGGGCCGCGCACAACGACCGTTCGGCGGCTTGATCGTCGCCGAGATCGCGTGCGCGGTCGTGCTGACGGTGTGCGCGGGGCTGCTGGTGCGCAGCTTCATGCGAATCCAGTCGGTGCCGCTGGGATATCGGCCGGAACAAACGGCGACCGCGTACCTGCGCACCAACTACGATAATCGCGAAGGGTATCCGTTCTGGCGGAACGTGCTCGACGCGGCGGCGAACGTTCCCGGGGCGACGTCCGCGGCGCTCTCGGATTGCATGCCGTCGATGCGGGTGAATACCGCCATCATCAAGTTCGCCGACCGCCTCAATGTCCCGGGCCGCGAGCCGTCGACCGAGGCGTGCTGGATCAGCGCGGACTACTTCAAATCGCTCGGCGTGGGGCTGGTTCACGGACGGTTCTTCACGAACCTCGACGACGCCGATCGTCCGCCTGTCGTGATCATCAACAGCGAAGGCGCGGCGCGCCTCTTCCCCGGGCAGAATCCAATCGGCAAGCGCATCGGCGTGAGCTATCTGTCGCTGGGCGGCCGCGCGACCGGCGAGCCGCGCATGCGTGAGATCGTTGGCATTGTGCCGGACCTGCGGCAGCGCTCCGTCGATGCACGTCCCGGCCCGGCCGTGTACATGCCGTACACGCAGGACGAGACGTATCACGTGTTGAACTCGATGCAACTCTATATTCGCGGCGCGGCGGCCGACCCGGTCTCGTTGGCCGAAAGCGCGCGCGCGCGGATTCAGTCGCTCTATCCCAATCAACCGGTGGAGCGCATCCGCCCCATGCGCGAGGTGATCGCGCAATCGATCGAGCGCCGAACCTACGCGGCGTTGCTGATGACCGGCTTTGCGGTTCTGGCTCTGCTGTTGTGCGGCCTCGGGATTTACGGCGTGGTGTCGTACGTCATGCAGCAACGGACGAAGGAGTTCGGCATTCGGATGGCGTTGGGTGCGCGCCGCGGCGACGTGTTGGTCGACGTCCTGAAACGGGGCGGCTTGCTCGTCGGCACGGGCATCGTACTCGGGGCCTGTCTCTCGCTGTTCGTCGTGGGCGCGCTGTCGCAGTTGTTGTTCGAGACTGGATCGACGGATCCGGAAGTTTATGGAGGAACGGCGCTGGTGCTTGCCGTCACCGGGCTGCTCGCGTGCCTGGTTCCGGCCATCCGTGCCTCGAGGCTCGACCCGCGCGCGGCGCTCGGCCTTCAGTAA
- a CDS encoding SemiSWEET family transporter → MTPVDAAAIVGTASGFITVSSFVPQVWRVWRTKRTRDLSLGTCALLVIQSAGWTTYGLLLGQPPIIWTNTCVLLLTLIILGAKVRHG, encoded by the coding sequence TTGACGCCCGTCGACGCCGCCGCGATCGTCGGCACCGCCAGCGGGTTCATCACCGTGTCCTCGTTCGTGCCGCAGGTGTGGCGCGTGTGGCGCACGAAGCGAACGCGCGACCTCTCGCTCGGAACGTGCGCGCTGCTGGTGATTCAGTCGGCCGGCTGGACGACGTATGGATTACTGCTCGGCCAACCGCCGATCATCTGGACGAACACCTGCGTGCTGCTGTTGACGCTCATCATCCTCGGCGCCAAGGTGCGGCACGGGTGA
- a CDS encoding PadR family transcriptional regulator codes for MPDNAKNIEVLRGTLDLLILKAVSWGPTHGYGVARWIEQATADVLQIEEGSLYPALHRLQSRGWIAAEWGTSENNRRARFYTLTTKGRAQLRAEAATWTRFARAVFAALEAPPHPV; via the coding sequence ATGCCAGACAACGCCAAGAACATCGAAGTTCTCCGCGGCACACTCGATCTGCTCATCCTCAAAGCAGTGAGCTGGGGCCCCACGCACGGCTACGGCGTCGCTCGCTGGATCGAGCAGGCCACCGCCGACGTCCTGCAAATCGAGGAGGGCTCGCTGTACCCCGCGCTTCACCGGCTCCAGTCCCGCGGGTGGATCGCCGCGGAATGGGGAACGTCGGAGAACAACCGGCGGGCTCGGTTCTACACGCTCACCACCAAGGGACGCGCGCAGCTGCGCGCGGAAGCGGCGACGTGGACGCGATTCGCCCGCGCCGTGTTCGCCGCCCTCGAGGCACCGCCGCATCCGGTGTGA